The Rubrobacter calidifluminis genome includes a window with the following:
- a CDS encoding MFS transporter has translation MREGGKLAPGTPGFGRASLALFFAGVAVFAMLYSVQSLLPALSGEFGLGPAAASLALSATTGTLAVCLVVFGALSDRWGRAPVMAFSLLCSSLVMVLVAFAPDFALLVLLRGLQGVCLAGVPAVAVAYLGDEVSRERLGSAVGLYIAGNSVGGLAGRIASGLLAEAFSWRVALAVLGGVSLVAGAAFWRLLPPARNFRPRKVGLVGVGRALLWCLRDGRLLLLYAIGALAMGGFVALYNYLGYRLQAPPYRLGQAQASGVFLFYLLGTASSALMGRLADGAGRGRVLAAGLSLMLCGLAVTVSRSFALILFGVAVFTFGFFGTHSIASGWVSGIAGRMRAYASSLYLLFYYLGSSVGGTAGGSAYARILPAIPLTH, from the coding sequence ATGCGTGAGGGCGGAAAGCTCGCACCGGGTACCCCCGGCTTCGGACGTGCCTCGCTCGCCCTGTTCTTCGCCGGTGTCGCGGTCTTCGCGATGCTCTACAGCGTGCAGTCGCTGCTACCGGCGCTCTCCGGTGAGTTCGGGCTCGGTCCTGCGGCGGCGAGCCTCGCGCTCTCGGCGACGACCGGGACGCTCGCCGTATGCCTGGTCGTCTTCGGCGCGCTCTCGGACCGCTGGGGACGGGCGCCGGTGATGGCGTTCTCGCTTCTCTGCTCCTCCCTCGTGATGGTGCTCGTCGCGTTCGCGCCGGACTTCGCCCTGCTCGTCCTGCTGCGTGGGTTGCAGGGGGTGTGCCTCGCCGGGGTGCCGGCGGTCGCGGTGGCCTACCTCGGGGACGAGGTGAGCCGCGAGAGGTTGGGCTCCGCGGTCGGGCTCTACATTGCCGGCAACAGCGTCGGCGGGCTCGCCGGCCGCATCGCGTCGGGGCTTCTGGCGGAGGCTTTCTCGTGGAGGGTGGCGCTGGCCGTCCTCGGTGGAGTCTCCCTCGTCGCGGGTGCCGCTTTCTGGAGGCTCCTGCCGCCCGCACGGAACTTCAGGCCCCGCAAGGTCGGGCTCGTGGGCGTGGGCCGGGCCCTGCTGTGGTGTCTGCGCGACGGTCGCCTCCTCCTGCTCTACGCGATCGGGGCGCTTGCGATGGGTGGCTTCGTCGCCTTGTACAACTACCTGGGCTACCGGCTGCAGGCCCCGCCGTACCGCCTCGGCCAGGCGCAGGCCTCGGGGGTCTTCCTCTTCTACCTGCTCGGCACGGCGAGCTCGGCCCTGATGGGCCGTCTCGCCGATGGTGCGGGACGGGGCAGGGTGCTGGCGGCGGGGCTCTCGCTTATGCTCTGCGGTCTCGCGGTCACCGTCTCGAGGAGTTTTGCCCTGATCCTCTTCGGGGTCGCCGTCTTCACCTTCGGGTTCTTCGGGACGCACTCGATCGCGAGCGGGTGGGTGAGCGGTATCGCCGGAAGGATGCGGGCGTACGCCTCCTCGCTCTACCTGCTCTTCTACTATCTGGGCTCGAGCGTTGGCGGGACGGCGGGCGGGTCGGCGTACGCGCGCATCCTTCCGGCGATACCGCTCACCCACC